One part of the Aliivibrio fischeri ATCC 7744 = JCM 18803 = DSM 507 genome encodes these proteins:
- the dcuC gene encoding anaerobic C4-dicarboxylate transporter DcuC: MLELLIGLVITIFVGYFIVKGYKAAGVLLTAGLALLIIAGLLGHSVLPAKVTATGSLLTDALEYVKYMLQYRGGGLGMQIMLLCGFASYMTHIGANNVVVKQFSKPLAFIKSPYILLVAAYIVACLMSLAVSSATGLGVLLMATLFPMMTAMGISRPAAVAVCASPAAIILSPTSGDVIVAAEKSGLPLHVFAVETVLPVSICAIIVMAAAAFFWNKYLDKKENTPMEKVDISAMEVNAPSYYAILPFLPIVGVFLFNGETIPGLSLDIYTIVVGSIFIGALVNFTTNKLNGKKTLEDLESCYEGMADAFKGVVMLLVAAGVFAQGLMSVGAIDNLLHLADKAGAGGMALMLLLTGLTVAAAIATGSGNAPFYAFVELAPQLAGKMGLSPAFLIIPMLQASNLGRTISPVSGVIVATSGMAKISPFEVVKRTSVPVICGLITVIIGTMVLVPMYA; this comes from the coding sequence ATGTTGGAGTTATTAATTGGTTTAGTGATCACCATATTTGTTGGTTACTTTATCGTAAAAGGATATAAAGCTGCAGGCGTATTACTGACAGCGGGTTTAGCACTGCTAATTATTGCAGGTCTTTTAGGTCATTCAGTTCTTCCTGCAAAAGTAACGGCTACAGGTAGCCTATTAACCGATGCGCTTGAGTATGTAAAATACATGCTTCAGTACCGTGGCGGCGGCTTAGGTATGCAAATCATGCTTCTTTGTGGTTTTGCCTCTTACATGACTCACATCGGTGCAAATAATGTCGTTGTTAAGCAATTTTCAAAACCATTAGCATTCATTAAATCACCTTACATTCTATTAGTTGCTGCTTACATCGTAGCGTGTCTAATGTCTCTTGCTGTAAGTTCTGCTACAGGCCTTGGTGTTCTATTAATGGCAACCCTATTCCCGATGATGACGGCAATGGGTATCTCACGCCCTGCAGCGGTTGCAGTATGTGCATCACCAGCAGCAATCATCCTTTCACCTACATCAGGTGACGTTATTGTTGCAGCAGAGAAGTCAGGTTTACCACTTCATGTTTTCGCAGTTGAAACCGTACTTCCTGTATCTATTTGTGCAATCATCGTGATGGCAGCAGCCGCTTTCTTCTGGAATAAATATCTTGATAAGAAAGAAAACACACCAATGGAGAAAGTCGATATTTCTGCAATGGAAGTGAACGCACCATCTTACTATGCGATTCTTCCTTTCTTACCAATCGTAGGTGTTTTCCTGTTTAACGGCGAGACAATCCCTGGTCTATCTTTAGATATTTACACTATCGTTGTTGGTTCTATCTTTATTGGTGCGTTAGTTAACTTTACGACCAATAAACTGAACGGTAAAAAAACATTAGAAGATTTAGAATCTTGCTATGAAGGTATGGCTGATGCATTTAAAGGCGTAGTTATGCTATTAGTTGCTGCGGGTGTATTTGCTCAAGGTCTAATGTCTGTTGGCGCAATTGATAACCTACTTCACTTAGCTGATAAAGCAGGTGCGGGTGGTATGGCTCTAATGCTTCTACTAACGGGTTTAACCGTTGCTGCTGCTATCGCAACAGGTTCTGGTAATGCTCCTTTCTACGCATTCGTAGAGCTTGCACCTCAGCTTGCTGGTAAAATGGGTCTTAGCCCTGCATTCCTTATCATTCCAATGCTTCAAGCATCTAACCTTGGTCGTACTATTTCACCAGTATCTGGTGTTATCGTTGCGACATCTGGTATGGCAAAAATCAGCCCGTTTGAAGTGGTAAAACGTACATCGGTTCCGGTTATCTGTGGCTTAATCACAGTAATCATCGGTACTATGGTTCTTGTTCCAATGTACGCATAA
- a CDS encoding YgiQ family radical SAM protein: protein MHNVTPINQYPKFWAECYGTAPFLPTSRKEMEQLGWDSCDIIIVTGDAYVDHPSFGMAIIGRLLESQGFRVGIIAQPKWDNKDAFMKLGKPNLFFGITAGNMDSMINRYTSDKKLRHDDAYTPNNEGGKRPDRAVLVYSQRCREAFKDTPIVLGGIEASLRRLAHYDYWSDKVRRSVLFDAKGDILLFGNAERALVEVAHRLANGEDVKTMTNIRGTAVNLPAEPEGFKIIDSSRIEKPSQAVFVPQNPYETEEQCESNKADAKEDKPQVITVRPSRHDAKTTAVRLPPFEKLNNDRILYAHASRVMHLETNPYSGRALIQRHGDRELWVNQAPIPLTTEEMDFVFDLPFARVPHPMYGKAKIPAYDMIKTSVNIMRGCFGGCSFCSITEHEGRIIQNRSKESILNELEEIRDKVPGFTGTISDLGGPTANMYRLGCSVPKAEATCRRPSCVFPKICEKLNTDHKHTIDLYREARKVKGVKKVLIASGVRYDLAIESPEYVRELVTHHVGGYLKIAPEHTEKGPLDLMMKPGMGTYDRFKSMFEKYSQEAGKKQYLIPYFISAHPGTEDEDMLNLALWLKKNNFECDQVQNFYPSPMCNATSMYYSETNPLKRVKYKKREDVPVAKGERQRRLHKALLRYHDPKNWKLIREALINMGKKHLIGDKPNCLVPEEDLDAQTPAERRQTGRHGAKRFATKHTKGQFDGDPRTSNNNNRNGKNNRNGNAHSEKPTSSGKKNGVRNGYSNGKPSNNGKPNGNKPSGSGPKRKPKHR, encoded by the coding sequence ATGCACAACGTAACTCCAATTAATCAATACCCGAAATTCTGGGCAGAATGCTATGGAACGGCTCCGTTTCTACCAACCTCTCGTAAAGAGATGGAACAATTAGGATGGGATAGCTGCGACATCATTATTGTTACCGGAGATGCATATGTTGACCATCCAAGTTTTGGTATGGCGATTATTGGACGTTTACTTGAATCTCAAGGCTTCCGTGTTGGTATTATTGCTCAGCCTAAATGGGATAATAAAGATGCGTTCATGAAGCTAGGAAAACCAAATTTATTTTTTGGTATTACTGCTGGCAACATGGATTCAATGATCAACCGCTATACATCAGATAAAAAACTTCGCCACGATGACGCCTACACGCCAAATAATGAAGGCGGAAAGCGCCCTGATCGTGCTGTTCTTGTATACTCGCAGCGTTGTCGTGAAGCTTTCAAAGACACACCGATTGTTTTAGGTGGTATTGAAGCAAGCTTACGCCGTTTAGCACACTACGATTACTGGTCTGATAAAGTTCGCCGCTCAGTATTATTTGATGCAAAGGGTGACATCCTTCTTTTTGGTAATGCTGAACGTGCATTAGTGGAAGTTGCTCATCGTCTTGCTAATGGCGAAGACGTAAAAACAATGACAAACATTCGTGGTACCGCAGTGAATTTACCTGCTGAACCTGAAGGCTTTAAGATCATTGATTCATCGCGTATTGAAAAGCCAAGCCAAGCCGTCTTTGTTCCTCAAAATCCTTACGAAACGGAAGAACAATGTGAGAGCAATAAAGCGGACGCTAAAGAAGACAAGCCGCAAGTTATTACCGTTCGCCCATCACGACATGACGCAAAAACGACGGCAGTTCGACTTCCTCCATTTGAGAAGTTAAATAATGACCGTATTCTTTATGCTCATGCTAGCCGTGTTATGCATTTAGAAACCAATCCATACTCTGGACGTGCGCTAATTCAACGCCACGGTGACCGTGAATTATGGGTAAACCAAGCGCCTATTCCACTCACAACAGAAGAGATGGATTTCGTGTTTGATTTGCCTTTTGCTCGTGTTCCTCATCCAATGTACGGAAAAGCAAAAATCCCTGCATACGACATGATTAAAACATCGGTCAATATTATGCGTGGCTGTTTTGGTGGTTGTTCATTCTGTAGTATCACAGAACACGAAGGTCGCATCATTCAAAACCGTTCAAAAGAATCCATTTTGAACGAATTAGAAGAAATTCGCGACAAAGTACCAGGGTTTACCGGTACGATTTCAGATCTTGGTGGCCCAACAGCCAACATGTATCGTTTAGGCTGTTCGGTACCTAAAGCAGAAGCAACGTGTCGTCGCCCATCATGCGTATTTCCTAAGATCTGTGAAAAGCTGAATACTGATCATAAACATACAATTGATTTATATCGTGAAGCACGAAAAGTAAAAGGCGTAAAAAAAGTCTTAATCGCATCAGGTGTACGTTATGATTTAGCGATTGAATCTCCTGAATACGTTCGTGAATTGGTAACACATCACGTTGGTGGTTATCTAAAAATTGCCCCAGAACATACTGAAAAAGGCCCATTAGATTTAATGATGAAGCCGGGCATGGGAACGTACGATCGCTTCAAGTCTATGTTTGAAAAATACAGCCAAGAAGCAGGCAAGAAACAATATTTAATTCCTTACTTCATCTCAGCTCACCCAGGAACAGAAGATGAGGATATGCTTAATCTTGCTCTTTGGCTTAAGAAGAATAATTTTGAATGTGACCAAGTTCAGAACTTCTATCCATCGCCTATGTGTAATGCAACATCAATGTATTATTCAGAAACGAACCCATTAAAACGCGTAAAATACAAAAAGCGCGAAGATGTACCAGTCGCTAAAGGTGAACGTCAACGCCGATTACATAAAGCGTTACTTCGTTATCATGATCCTAAAAACTGGAAGTTGATCCGTGAAGCGCTTATCAACATGGGTAAGAAACATTTAATTGGCGATAAGCCGAACTGTCTTGTTCCTGAAGAAGATTTAGATGCTCAAACACCAGCAGAACGTCGTCAAACTGGACGTCATGGTGCCAAACGCTTTGCGACTAAACATACGAAAGGCCAATTTGATGGTGATCCACGTACGAGCAATAATAACAACCGTAACGGAAAAAATAATCGTAATGGGAATGCACATTCAGAAAAGCCAACATCAAGCGGTAAGAAAAATGGCGTTCGCAACGGTTACTCTAATGGTAAACCAAGCAATAATGGCAAACCAAACGGCAATAAACCGTCAGGTTCAGGTCCTAAACGTAAGCCAAAACATCGTTAA
- the tyrS gene encoding tyrosine--tRNA ligase: MTATNELLQDLKARGLIAQCTADEELAEHLSTDCRTLYCGFDPTADSLHIGSLVPLLVLKRFQQAGHKPLALVGGATGLIGDPSFKAAERQLNTNEVVGDWVNKIKAQVSAFVDFTEEKNGAEVVNNLDWIGQINVIEFMRDVGKHFSVNAMIQKESVKQRIDREGSGISFTEFSYMLLQSYDFAALNKEKECTLQIGGSDQWGNITGGIDLTRRMNRNKVFGLTLPLVTKSDGTKFGKTESGTIWLDSSKTSPYAFYQFWLGTADADVYNFLRFFTFLTVEEIAAIEESDKSVQGRPEGQGILAREVTRLVHGEEGLASAERITKALFSGDLSSLTETDLAQLALDGLPSTELEASEQTIVEVLTQSELAKSNKMAREFIGNGAVSVNGEKVADTEAVLKKEDALFGKYSVIKRGKKLFNLYIWK, encoded by the coding sequence ATGACAGCAACAAACGAATTATTGCAAGACTTAAAAGCTCGTGGGCTTATTGCACAGTGCACAGCAGACGAAGAATTAGCTGAGCACCTTTCAACTGACTGTCGTACTCTCTATTGTGGCTTCGATCCGACAGCAGACAGCTTACATATTGGTAGCCTAGTACCACTATTAGTTCTTAAGCGTTTCCAACAAGCTGGTCATAAACCATTAGCTCTTGTTGGTGGTGCTACAGGCTTAATCGGTGACCCAAGCTTTAAAGCTGCTGAGCGTCAACTTAACACGAATGAAGTGGTTGGCGATTGGGTTAACAAAATTAAAGCACAAGTTTCAGCTTTTGTTGATTTTACAGAAGAGAAAAACGGTGCAGAAGTAGTAAACAATTTAGATTGGATCGGTCAAATTAACGTAATTGAATTTATGCGTGATGTGGGTAAACATTTCAGCGTAAATGCGATGATCCAAAAAGAATCAGTAAAACAACGTATCGATCGTGAAGGTTCTGGTATTTCATTTACTGAATTCAGCTACATGCTACTTCAATCATACGATTTTGCAGCATTAAACAAAGAAAAAGAGTGTACATTACAAATTGGTGGCTCAGATCAGTGGGGTAACATCACTGGTGGTATCGACCTTACTCGTCGTATGAACCGCAATAAAGTATTTGGTTTAACGCTTCCTTTAGTAACAAAATCAGATGGTACTAAGTTTGGTAAAACTGAATCAGGTACAATTTGGTTAGACTCAAGTAAAACATCACCATACGCTTTCTACCAATTCTGGTTAGGTACTGCGGATGCTGACGTATATAACTTCCTACGTTTCTTCACTTTCTTAACAGTAGAAGAGATTGCAGCTATTGAAGAGAGCGATAAGAGTGTTCAAGGCCGTCCTGAAGGTCAAGGCATTCTAGCTCGTGAAGTAACTCGTCTAGTTCACGGTGAAGAAGGTTTAGCATCTGCTGAACGTATCACTAAAGCACTTTTCTCTGGTGATCTTTCTTCACTAACAGAAACAGATTTAGCACAACTTGCTTTAGATGGTCTTCCATCAACAGAATTAGAAGCTTCTGAACAAACGATTGTTGAAGTTCTAACTCAATCTGAACTAGCTAAATCAAACAAAATGGCGCGTGAATTCATCGGTAACGGTGCAGTGTCTGTAAACGGCGAGAAAGTAGCTGATACAGAAGCAGTACTTAAGAAAGAAGATGCACTGTTTGGTAAATACAGCGTAATCAAACGTGGTAAGAAGCTATTTAACCTATACATCTGGAAATAA
- a CDS encoding phosphoribosylglycinamide formyltransferase: MKKFARAAVLMVLVFGRPQAQAASLLEHIEPDYQESNQSEIDHHHVLHSLNGLLSIDSWNHFSHQPYNDFDILSSKAHQAQHELENICKQTALISNSQTQFAGVKNNERAKIKIEQELNGQVNQLTDIARATVVADSIPDLVTAYEALNRETTVVSVTNRFSQPAKSGYRDIKLLVELPKTKLIAEIQLHLKDIADVKNGVEHKIYEEIQSMERLAFIEDREFTEFEEARFTKLRGLSQSLYTNAWQSYLPIQAFA, encoded by the coding sequence ATGAAAAAGTTTGCCCGTGCTGCAGTCTTAATGGTTTTAGTCTTTGGACGACCTCAAGCACAAGCTGCCTCTTTACTTGAACATATAGAGCCAGATTACCAAGAATCCAATCAATCTGAGATCGATCACCACCATGTACTTCACAGCTTAAATGGTCTTCTGTCCATTGATAGCTGGAACCATTTCTCGCATCAACCTTACAATGACTTTGATATTTTAAGCTCTAAAGCGCATCAAGCTCAGCATGAGTTAGAAAATATCTGTAAGCAAACCGCTCTTATTTCCAATAGCCAGACTCAATTTGCGGGAGTAAAAAACAACGAGCGAGCAAAAATTAAAATTGAGCAAGAATTAAATGGTCAGGTTAATCAACTGACTGATATCGCAAGAGCGACTGTCGTAGCTGACTCAATTCCTGATTTAGTTACCGCATATGAAGCATTAAATAGAGAAACAACGGTTGTTAGTGTTACTAACCGCTTTTCTCAGCCTGCTAAATCTGGGTACAGAGACATAAAATTATTGGTTGAACTACCTAAAACAAAACTCATTGCAGAAATACAACTTCATTTAAAAGACATTGCAGATGTTAAGAATGGTGTTGAACATAAGATTTATGAAGAAATTCAAAGTATGGAGCGTCTTGCTTTTATCGAAGATCGCGAGTTTACAGAATTTGAAGAAGCTCGATTCACTAAGTTAAGAGGTCTTTCTCAATCTTTATATACCAACGCATGGCAATCTTACCTTCCTATACAAGCTTTTGCATAG
- the cydH gene encoding cytochrome bd-I oxidase subunit CydH — protein MDHDFKFALITTIAVFSGLAFFGALVLMA, from the coding sequence ATGGATCACGATTTTAAATTTGCTCTTATTACTACCATTGCTGTTTTTTCAGGATTAGCTTTTTTTGGGGCTCTGGTACTAATGGCGTAA
- a CDS encoding outer membrane beta-barrel protein, which translates to MKRLSLLGLLILAPLPSLAQIHITPSIGYASGGEIEDTEGEIYDLKGNTAYSLAIETDYDAGRIGLFYSNQSNDIEGLNQTSNMHYLHFQSALDYQLTKNITSFFGLSIGGTYADVDWIDENIRFSAGAFGGFQYHFTDNFALQLEGRWLGTSVDSNFDSSCVSTPNKNSCTIKYEGSWVNQLQANLGLRFSF; encoded by the coding sequence ATGAAGCGTTTATCACTATTAGGGCTGTTAATATTAGCTCCCTTACCCTCTCTCGCCCAAATCCATATAACTCCTTCAATTGGCTACGCTTCAGGTGGTGAAATTGAAGATACAGAAGGAGAAATATACGATTTAAAAGGGAATACCGCTTATTCATTAGCTATTGAAACGGATTACGATGCAGGCCGTATCGGTCTATTTTATAGTAATCAGAGCAATGACATTGAAGGTCTTAACCAAACCTCAAACATGCATTACCTTCACTTTCAAAGCGCCCTAGACTACCAATTAACTAAAAATATCACTTCATTTTTCGGTTTAAGTATTGGTGGTACTTATGCGGATGTTGATTGGATAGATGAAAACATTCGATTTTCAGCTGGTGCTTTTGGTGGTTTCCAATATCACTTTACTGATAATTTTGCATTACAACTAGAAGGACGCTGGCTAGGTACCTCTGTTGATAGCAACTTTGACAGCAGTTGTGTTTCTACACCGAATAAAAACTCTTGTACGATTAAATATGAGGGAAGCTGGGTCAATCAATTACAAGCGAATCTAGGACTCAGATTCAGTTTTTAA
- a CDS encoding sodium-dependent transporter encodes MKREQWGSRAGFILAAVGSAIGLGNIWRFPYMAYENGGGAFFIPYLFAMITAGIPFMIMEFGMGHKYRGSAPRTFAKLNQKYEWLGWFQVMIAAVIAVYYVAVIGWAISYFSMSFSQSWGQDTNAYFFSEYLQLGDNSPSKLGSIQWHIAIPMLLAWAITFAAIFGGVKSGIERASKIMMPLLFIMVIALIGRMVFLPGALDGLNYLFQPDFSKITDPKVWSAAYGQIFFTLSVGFAIMLAYSSYLPEKSDVNNNAFMTVLINCGFSIIAGILIFSVLGYMAQEQGKPLTEVVSAGVGLAFVTIPAAINLLPIPYILGPLFFLALVVAGLSSHISIIEAVTSAFIDKLNWSRRKAASVVCGSGLIISMAFATNGGLLLLDLVDYFINNIALLASCLIELLIMGWLVKLADIRSHVNAVSEFTVGKWFEICLRFVSPAFLVVILGTNIINTLTDGYGGYAQSDLLLLGWGLIAAMLVVGIIINKSSKEA; translated from the coding sequence ATGAAGCGTGAACAATGGGGTTCTCGTGCAGGATTTATTCTTGCAGCAGTAGGATCGGCTATCGGTTTGGGTAATATCTGGCGCTTTCCATATATGGCATATGAAAATGGTGGCGGTGCTTTTTTCATTCCTTATTTATTTGCCATGATCACTGCTGGTATTCCATTTATGATCATGGAATTTGGTATGGGTCATAAATATAGAGGGTCAGCACCACGCACCTTCGCCAAGCTCAACCAAAAATATGAATGGTTAGGTTGGTTTCAGGTAATGATCGCAGCCGTTATCGCCGTTTATTATGTTGCAGTTATTGGCTGGGCAATCTCTTATTTCAGCATGTCTTTCTCACAAAGTTGGGGACAAGATACTAATGCTTACTTTTTCAGTGAATATCTACAATTAGGTGACAACTCACCAAGTAAGCTAGGTAGTATTCAATGGCATATCGCTATACCTATGCTTCTTGCTTGGGCAATTACTTTTGCAGCCATTTTTGGCGGTGTAAAAAGCGGTATTGAACGAGCAAGTAAAATTATGATGCCTCTACTGTTTATCATGGTTATTGCTCTTATTGGTCGTATGGTTTTCTTACCTGGCGCATTGGATGGCCTGAACTACTTATTCCAGCCAGATTTTAGCAAAATTACAGATCCAAAAGTTTGGTCTGCGGCATACGGACAAATCTTCTTTACCCTAAGTGTAGGCTTCGCCATTATGCTTGCTTATTCAAGCTATCTTCCTGAAAAATCAGATGTTAATAACAACGCCTTTATGACGGTACTAATTAACTGTGGCTTTTCTATTATTGCAGGTATTCTTATCTTCTCTGTTCTTGGTTACATGGCTCAAGAACAAGGAAAGCCATTAACTGAAGTCGTTAGTGCAGGCGTTGGTTTGGCATTTGTTACTATTCCTGCTGCAATTAACTTACTGCCAATACCTTATATTTTAGGTCCATTATTCTTCTTAGCACTTGTTGTGGCAGGTTTAAGCTCTCACATCTCTATTATTGAAGCCGTTACCTCTGCATTTATCGACAAGCTAAATTGGTCACGTAGAAAAGCGGCTTCTGTTGTTTGTGGTTCTGGTTTAATTATTTCAATGGCATTTGCAACAAATGGCGGTCTACTGCTGTTGGATCTAGTTGATTATTTCATTAACAACATCGCTCTACTTGCAAGCTGCTTGATTGAACTACTTATTATGGGTTGGCTAGTAAAACTTGCAGATATTCGCTCACACGTAAATGCTGTATCAGAATTTACAGTTGGTAAATGGTTTGAAATTTGCCTACGATTCGTAAGCCCTGCTTTCTTAGTCGTTATCCTAGGCACCAACATTATTAATACGCTAACTGATGGTTATGGTGGTTACGCACAATCAGATTTACTGCTACTAGGCTGGGGCTTAATTGCAGCAATGCTAGTTGTCGGTATTATTATTAATAAATCAAGCAAGGAGGCTTAA
- a CDS encoding MetS family NSS transporter small subunit produces the protein METGAIIMMIIGLGITWGGAAFCIRKAMNGN, from the coding sequence ATGGAAACGGGTGCAATCATTATGATGATTATTGGTTTAGGGATTACTTGGGGGGGCGCAGCCTTCTGTATTCGTAAAGCAATGAACGGTAACTAG